A section of the Alkalihalobacillus sp. LMS39 genome encodes:
- a CDS encoding ABC transporter substrate-binding protein, which produces MKKILSLLSILSLVLILFACSQGGTTNTTQAEPSSENKDNPASTDEVIEIDWYYPIAVGGPLTEVVEKMASDFSLEYPNIKVNPIYTGSYADTMTRVQTDVQGNNAPDLAVLLSTELYTLLDMDAIVPIDEFAGANDEFINDFFPAFLENSQTNGKTWSVPFQRSTIVLYYNKDAFEEAGLDPEKGPETWEELTEYAKKLTKKDASGNVERWGVEIPTSGFPYWLFQGFALQNGKNLMSDDGKEVYFDTPENVEALHFWLELAHDHKVMPKDVIDWATVPSNFIEGKSAMMYHTTGNLTNVRTNASFDFGVAYMPANKQFGSPTGGGNFYIFKDTPKEKQEAAWTFAKWASQPENAVQWSIDTGYVATVQSAYETELMKNYIAEFPQAAVARDQLEFASAELSTHQNGRIYKAINDNLQAAIVGEKSPEQALKDAQEESDLILAPFNR; this is translated from the coding sequence AAGTGAAAACAAAGATAATCCAGCATCAACAGATGAAGTCATTGAAATCGATTGGTATTATCCAATCGCTGTAGGTGGACCTCTTACAGAAGTGGTTGAAAAAATGGCTTCTGATTTCTCATTAGAATATCCGAATATCAAAGTGAATCCTATTTATACAGGGAGTTACGCTGATACGATGACTCGCGTACAGACTGACGTACAAGGCAATAATGCACCTGATTTAGCCGTATTATTATCAACTGAACTATATACATTGTTAGATATGGATGCGATTGTTCCGATTGATGAATTTGCTGGTGCTAACGATGAATTCATTAACGACTTTTTCCCTGCATTTCTAGAAAATTCACAAACGAATGGGAAAACATGGAGTGTTCCATTCCAAAGAAGTACGATTGTTCTTTATTATAATAAAGATGCATTTGAAGAGGCTGGTCTAGACCCAGAAAAAGGTCCTGAGACATGGGAAGAACTTACGGAGTATGCGAAAAAGCTAACGAAAAAGGATGCAAGTGGAAATGTAGAGCGTTGGGGTGTTGAAATTCCAACGTCTGGATTCCCTTATTGGTTATTTCAAGGTTTTGCTTTGCAAAATGGGAAGAATTTAATGAGTGATGATGGGAAAGAAGTATACTTTGATACACCTGAAAATGTAGAAGCTCTTCATTTTTGGTTAGAGCTAGCTCACGACCATAAAGTTATGCCAAAGGATGTTATTGATTGGGCAACTGTTCCATCAAACTTTATTGAAGGTAAATCTGCGATGATGTATCACACGACTGGAAACTTAACTAATGTCCGCACCAATGCAAGTTTTGATTTTGGAGTTGCCTATATGCCAGCGAATAAACAATTTGGTAGTCCAACAGGAGGCGGTAACTTTTATATCTTTAAAGATACTCCAAAAGAAAAGCAAGAAGCCGCTTGGACTTTTGCTAAATGGGCAAGCCAACCTGAAAATGCAGTACAATGGAGTATCGATACAGGTTATGTAGCAACAGTACAATCTGCGTACGAAACAGAGCTTATGAAAAACTATATAGCGGAATTCCCTCAAGCAGCTGTTGCGCGTGATCAATTAGAATTTGCCTCTGCTGAATTATCGACACACCAAAATGGTCGTATTTATAAAGCGATAAACGATAATTTACAAGCGGCTATCGTTGGAGAAAAATCACCAGAACAAGCATTAAAGGATGCTCAAGAGGAATCTGACCTTATTTTAGCTCCATTTAACCGTTAA
- a CDS encoding IS110 family transposase encodes MNYKQNQKILQLTEKTLIIGVDIAKYKHVARAQDFRGVQFGKALTFENNELGFASFLNWIEILKEKHEKTEVYVGMEPTGHYWLPLAYSLRDKAIKVVVVNPAHVKKAKELDDNSPTKNDVKDARVIARLVEEGRYSEPNLPEGIYADLREGMNHYHQLVKDLQTIQGRVHQWIDKYFPEYMKVFGKWEGKASLQVLNMGLFPDEIVRCSEMDILMEIRKGVKKGVGLKKVQQLQKVARESIGIKEGRDLARFKITSLLAQYRLIKEQIEQAWECIQKRLELIPGVKEMVKMKGVAEVTIAGFFAEVGDLQGYDDPNQIIKLAGLNLKLATSGKWKGRTVITKRGRPKLRSLLFKVILPLVANNPAFSALHKYFTTRNENPLKKKQSLIALCCKLIKVLFTIAKKEVVFSAERMLRDIPHFQQKVAA; translated from the coding sequence GTGAATTATAAACAAAACCAAAAGATATTACAACTGACGGAAAAAACATTAATTATAGGAGTAGACATAGCTAAATACAAGCATGTAGCACGAGCTCAAGACTTTCGAGGAGTACAATTCGGGAAAGCACTTACTTTTGAAAATAATGAACTAGGTTTTGCAAGCTTCTTGAATTGGATTGAAATCCTTAAAGAGAAACATGAAAAAACAGAAGTGTATGTAGGCATGGAACCAACAGGACACTATTGGCTGCCACTGGCTTATTCGTTAAGAGATAAAGCCATTAAGGTCGTGGTAGTCAATCCGGCACATGTAAAAAAGGCAAAAGAGTTAGATGATAATTCACCTACGAAAAATGATGTAAAAGACGCAAGAGTGATAGCGCGTTTGGTAGAAGAAGGCCGTTATTCAGAACCGAATTTGCCTGAAGGCATTTATGCAGATTTACGGGAAGGGATGAACCATTATCATCAATTAGTTAAGGACCTTCAAACGATTCAAGGACGTGTCCATCAATGGATTGATAAATACTTTCCAGAGTATATGAAAGTATTTGGAAAGTGGGAAGGGAAAGCATCTTTGCAAGTACTGAATATGGGTCTGTTCCCGGATGAGATTGTGAGATGTTCTGAAATGGATATTCTTATGGAAATTCGCAAGGGAGTAAAAAAGGGAGTTGGACTTAAAAAGGTCCAACAGCTCCAAAAGGTCGCAAGAGAGTCTATAGGGATAAAAGAAGGTAGAGACCTGGCCAGATTTAAAATAACTTCTTTATTAGCTCAATATCGTCTGATAAAAGAACAAATTGAACAAGCGTGGGAATGCATTCAAAAACGCTTAGAACTCATACCAGGTGTTAAAGAAATGGTGAAAATGAAAGGGGTAGCTGAGGTAACGATTGCAGGTTTTTTCGCTGAGGTAGGAGACCTTCAAGGCTATGATGATCCCAATCAAATCATTAAACTAGCAGGTCTAAATTTAAAATTAGCAACATCAGGGAAATGGAAAGGGCGGACAGTGATTACCAAACGCGGAAGGCCAAAACTGCGAAGTTTATTGTTTAAAGTAATCCTTCCATTGGTAGCTAACAACCCTGCCTTTTCAGCTCTGCACAAGTATTTTACAACGAGAAATGAAAATCCTTTAAAAAAGAAACAGTCACTAATTGCCCTATGTTGTAAGTTAATTAAAGTTTTATTTACGATTGCCAAGAAAGAAGTAGTTTTTAGTGCAGAAAGAATGTTAAGAGACATCCCTCACTTTCAACAGAAAGTAGCAGCTTAA
- a CDS encoding carbohydrate ABC transporter permease — protein sequence MKKLVDASAYILALLWVIPLVWLVVTAFQPKELATTLTPQFVFTFENFKDAWNAAPFVQYYINTFIIVFGILTVQLVTATLAAYAFARLNFWGKDIIFLIFLIQLMIPADILIFPNYNVLVDLGLLDSKLGIMIPYFATAFGIFLLRQTFKTIPYELEEAAKLDGCNMLQIIWNIYVPLAKPTFIAFGLVSVSHHWSNFLWPLIVTNSVENRPLTVGLSIFAKSFETGAQWGQVTAATFMVIFPLLLAFFIFQKQFISSFMQSGIK from the coding sequence TTGAAGAAATTAGTTGATGCATCTGCTTACATATTGGCACTTTTGTGGGTCATCCCCTTAGTTTGGCTAGTTGTTACAGCTTTTCAACCGAAAGAGTTAGCAACGACGTTGACACCACAGTTTGTATTTACATTTGAGAATTTCAAAGATGCATGGAATGCTGCACCCTTTGTACAATACTATATAAATACGTTTATTATTGTGTTTGGAATACTCACTGTCCAACTCGTGACAGCAACCTTAGCTGCCTACGCATTTGCAAGATTGAACTTTTGGGGGAAAGATATTATTTTCCTAATCTTTCTCATTCAATTGATGATTCCAGCTGATATTCTCATCTTCCCCAATTATAATGTTCTAGTTGATTTGGGACTTCTAGATAGTAAGCTCGGGATTATGATCCCCTATTTTGCAACAGCATTTGGTATTTTTCTCTTAAGGCAAACGTTTAAGACTATTCCTTATGAGCTAGAAGAGGCTGCTAAACTCGATGGTTGTAATATGCTTCAAATCATATGGAATATTTATGTTCCTCTGGCAAAACCAACATTTATTGCATTTGGACTCGTATCTGTTAGTCATCATTGGAGCAACTTCTTATGGCCTTTAATCGTGACAAATTCTGTAGAAAATCGCCCGTTAACAGTTGGTTTATCGATATTTGCAAAATCATTTGAGACCGGAGCTCAATGGGGGCAAGTAACAGCCGCAACATTTATGGTTATTTTCCCACTATTACTTGCCTTTTTCATTTTTCAAAAGCAGTTTATTAGTAGTTTTATGCAATCGGGAATTAAGTAA
- a CDS encoding type II CAAX endopeptidase family protein yields MGNDLIGKPIKWCWKDVFKLLLITFLFVPFFLEFLMHDFLYSLFQNSLYSGTLTGFVMAIVFMTSLYYIILKPYHLSWKSVGVRRFSNQYWKWIIVWLCLLIIMSVVILIIMELLHISWENGKTESLQKNITWFTLLIGFVSAVIISPIYEEIFYRGFLYKWFRGKWGIAAGMVISSFIFMLVHIPTYNTLPVNFISGLVFAWTYEKTGSILPAIIIHSTFNGLALILTVTA; encoded by the coding sequence ATGGGTAATGATTTAATAGGTAAACCAATCAAATGGTGTTGGAAAGATGTTTTTAAGTTGCTGTTAATTACCTTCCTATTTGTTCCGTTTTTTTTAGAATTTTTGATGCATGATTTTTTGTATAGTCTTTTTCAGAATAGCTTATATTCAGGCACTTTAACTGGATTCGTTATGGCAATCGTATTTATGACATCTCTTTACTACATTATTCTAAAACCTTATCACCTTTCATGGAAATCAGTTGGAGTAAGGCGATTTTCAAATCAGTATTGGAAGTGGATTATTGTATGGCTGTGTCTCTTAATTATTATGAGTGTTGTCATTTTAATAATAATGGAGTTATTACACATTAGTTGGGAAAATGGAAAAACTGAATCATTACAAAAAAATATAACTTGGTTTACTCTGCTGATTGGGTTTGTGTCTGCTGTAATCATTTCACCTATTTATGAGGAAATTTTTTATCGAGGTTTTTTATATAAATGGTTTCGTGGAAAATGGGGAATAGCTGCAGGTATGGTAATTAGTTCTTTTATTTTTATGCTCGTTCATATCCCGACTTACAATACTTTACCTGTAAACTTTATTTCTGGCTTAGTTTTTGCATGGACATATGAAAAAACAGGATCAATTCTCCCTGCTATCATTATCCATAGCACATTTAATGGGTTGGCTCTTATTTTAACAGTAACAGCTTAA
- a CDS encoding YesL family protein — MDGSQIVLSLDRILRWIVQLVAINLLWFYYTMLGVFIGGVFPATVAALGLSRKIIMGEADVEKKKLFKQIYKEEFLRANLMGWLLTIIAGILYINYYAIVNSSEELLFVFPFTFYFILFFYLIVVIWVFPLLAHYQTTFFGYIRNAVIIGLTKIHYTLASGIVIFLVVYFSLDFPGIIPFFSISVIAISCMWIAMLIFENLDQTTS; from the coding sequence ATGGACGGATCCCAAATCGTATTATCGCTCGATCGAATCCTCCGCTGGATTGTACAACTAGTTGCAATAAATTTATTGTGGTTTTACTACACAATGTTGGGTGTATTTATTGGAGGAGTATTTCCAGCAACAGTAGCAGCATTGGGGTTGTCCAGGAAAATAATAATGGGGGAAGCCGATGTAGAAAAAAAGAAATTATTTAAGCAGATTTACAAAGAAGAGTTCTTGCGAGCGAATTTGATGGGATGGCTCCTAACAATAATAGCAGGAATACTCTACATAAATTACTATGCAATAGTGAATTCAAGTGAAGAATTACTATTTGTGTTTCCATTTACCTTTTATTTTATCTTGTTTTTCTACCTCATTGTAGTTATATGGGTGTTTCCACTATTGGCTCACTATCAAACAACGTTCTTCGGGTATATTCGTAATGCAGTCATAATTGGATTGACAAAAATACACTATACTCTAGCTAGTGGAATCGTTATCTTCCTAGTTGTTTATTTTTCGTTAGATTTTCCAGGAATCATCCCTTTTTTTTCAATTAGTGTAATAGCAATCAGTTGTATGTGGATTGCTATGCTAATTTTTGAAAATTTAGATCAAACAACTTCTTAA
- a CDS encoding carbohydrate ABC transporter permease — protein MKQKNNPVLTWFLTIGFVVIAFVALFPLFTLILSSFRPATDLMRNGISLVFDPNTLTLNNYIYIFNEAGVYWKWFGNSVWISMVIVVLSLLFSSMVGYALAVYDFKGKNFFFLLVLVILMIPFEILMLPLFQLMIKLKLVDTYSAVILPAIVAPIAVFFFRQYALGLPKELMDAARIDGCTEYGIFFRIMLPLMGPSLAAMAILQGLNSWNNFLWPLVVLRSNDMFTLPIGLATLLTPYGNNYDILLAGSVMTIVPIVILFIFFQRYFVAGLTVGGVKG, from the coding sequence ATGAAGCAAAAGAATAACCCTGTACTTACTTGGTTTCTAACAATTGGGTTTGTAGTTATAGCATTTGTAGCCTTATTTCCACTATTCACTTTAATCCTTTCTTCATTTCGACCCGCTACTGATTTGATGAGAAACGGGATAAGTTTAGTATTTGACCCTAACACATTAACGTTAAATAATTACATCTATATTTTTAATGAGGCCGGAGTTTATTGGAAGTGGTTCGGAAATAGCGTTTGGATTTCTATGGTCATCGTAGTCTTATCTTTACTATTTTCCTCTATGGTAGGTTATGCGTTAGCGGTATATGATTTCAAAGGAAAGAACTTTTTCTTTTTACTAGTTTTAGTTATTTTAATGATTCCGTTTGAAATATTAATGCTACCTCTTTTTCAGTTGATGATTAAGCTCAAATTGGTAGATACCTATTCAGCGGTTATCCTACCCGCAATTGTTGCACCTATTGCTGTTTTCTTCTTTAGGCAGTATGCATTAGGGCTTCCTAAAGAATTAATGGACGCGGCAAGAATTGATGGTTGTACCGAATATGGGATATTTTTTAGGATTATGCTTCCGCTAATGGGACCTTCATTAGCTGCAATGGCGATTTTACAAGGGTTAAACAGTTGGAATAACTTCTTGTGGCCATTAGTTGTATTACGGTCAAATGATATGTTTACACTCCCAATCGGGTTGGCGACATTGTTAACTCCATATGGAAATAATTATGATATTTTACTTGCTGGTTCCGTAATGACGATTGTTCCGATTGTTATTTTGTTTATTTTCTTCCAGCGCTATTTTGTTGCAGGCTTAACAGTTGGCGGAGTAAAAGGGTAA
- a CDS encoding LacI family DNA-binding transcriptional regulator: protein MKVTIKDIATICGVSAGTVDRALNNRKGISEKTKKKILKVAKEMQYQPDYTARSLVMGKTMTIGVVLFDLYNRSFAQLLNAIELKARELGYFVYITLSDKKPESEMNCIDYLANRKVDGIILFTVNKGEQFESYLSKLDIPIITIFNYISKEWEYIGIRERQAMTEAVDYIVEKGYKKFIYISPPLAFLGKTNIYTQEERLNGFYEGLKRNDIISKPLIVKNNDYIQELENITFSNEEKTAIVCSTDLYALEVMNYLKKEGINIPEQVGIMGFDDIDMLKYITPRLTTVKYPIDDIGKSAVESIINKINHGEYVSTPLLDYEIIKGESI, encoded by the coding sequence ATGAAGGTAACGATTAAAGATATTGCTACTATTTGTGGAGTTTCAGCTGGAACTGTGGACAGGGCACTCAATAACAGAAAAGGCATTAGTGAGAAAACGAAAAAAAAGATTTTAAAAGTAGCTAAAGAGATGCAATATCAACCTGATTATACAGCAAGAAGTTTAGTCATGGGAAAAACTATGACAATTGGAGTTGTCTTATTCGATTTATATAACCGCTCCTTTGCACAATTACTAAATGCGATTGAGTTAAAAGCGAGAGAGTTAGGTTATTTTGTTTATATTACATTGTCGGATAAGAAACCAGAAAGTGAAATGAATTGTATTGATTACTTAGCTAATCGAAAAGTGGATGGAATTATTTTGTTTACAGTAAATAAGGGTGAGCAATTTGAATCATATTTAAGTAAGTTGGATATTCCTATCATTACAATTTTTAATTATATTTCAAAAGAATGGGAATACATAGGGATTCGAGAGCGACAGGCAATGACGGAAGCCGTAGACTATATCGTAGAAAAGGGCTATAAAAAATTTATTTATATTAGTCCACCTCTTGCTTTCTTAGGAAAAACGAATATTTATACGCAAGAAGAACGACTTAATGGGTTTTATGAAGGATTAAAAAGGAACGACATTATTTCTAAACCGCTTATTGTAAAAAATAATGATTATATTCAGGAGTTAGAGAATATAACTTTTAGTAACGAGGAGAAAACGGCCATTGTCTGTTCGACTGATCTTTATGCTTTAGAAGTAATGAATTATCTAAAAAAAGAAGGTATCAATATACCAGAACAGGTAGGGATTATGGGTTTTGATGATATTGATATGTTAAAATACATTACACCAAGACTAACGACAGTTAAATACCCAATTGATGACATAGGTAAAAGTGCTGTAGAAAGTATAATTAACAAAATAAATCATGGGGAATATGTCTCAACTCCTTTGCTTGATTATGAAATTATTAAAGGGGAGTCCATTTAG
- a CDS encoding ABC transporter substrate-binding protein, producing MVRKSIFCVMIAILSVLLVACGGSSSSSSDAEETTVVGDDIEGATELTFWTFAGQHVDLFEDAAIAWNEEFPDRPIKLVAETYPFDQMHNNLLLALQSGSGAPDLADIEVSRFPNYLQGVPQLLPMNEHVDPVIDKFVEARFTLYSKDGSFYGMPTHVGASVMYYNTEILDEAGVDVESINTWDDFVEAGKQVVENTGKQMITVDTDDHLPLQQLISQNGSDFFDSNGNLILDDEKNIEVLQFLHDLVHVHEIAELTPGGHPHAEEYYAYMNDGNVAALAMPIWYMGRFIDNMPDLDGKITIQPLPAWEEGGFRSAGMGGTGTVVTNQTEHEELAKDFLAYAKLTERANEKLWTILGFDPPRWDVWDNDVFQEDNPFYQYFGDNIFEVLLDVRDEINSINITPHTPTVANEITTNVLNEVLRQKSDTAEEALKKAQEAVESNMQE from the coding sequence ATGGTAAGGAAAAGTATATTTTGTGTCATGATTGCTATTTTGTCAGTTTTATTAGTAGCTTGTGGTGGTAGTTCTTCCTCTTCAAGTGATGCAGAAGAAACAACTGTCGTCGGTGATGATATTGAAGGGGCTACAGAATTAACGTTTTGGACATTTGCTGGTCAACATGTTGATTTATTTGAGGATGCAGCGATAGCGTGGAATGAGGAATTCCCTGATCGACCAATTAAACTCGTTGCAGAAACTTATCCGTTTGATCAAATGCACAATAACTTATTACTTGCGTTGCAATCAGGTTCAGGAGCACCAGATTTAGCTGATATTGAAGTATCGCGATTTCCTAATTACTTACAGGGGGTACCACAACTATTACCTATGAATGAACATGTGGACCCCGTTATTGATAAATTTGTTGAAGCCCGTTTTACTCTCTATTCTAAAGATGGTTCGTTTTACGGGATGCCTACTCACGTAGGGGCATCTGTGATGTACTACAACACGGAAATTTTAGATGAGGCAGGGGTCGATGTAGAATCGATAAATACGTGGGATGACTTTGTGGAAGCTGGCAAACAAGTAGTTGAAAACACGGGGAAACAAATGATTACAGTGGATACAGATGATCACCTTCCTCTACAACAATTGATAAGTCAAAATGGTTCAGATTTCTTTGACAGTAATGGTAATTTAATATTGGACGATGAAAAAAATATTGAAGTATTACAATTTCTTCATGATTTAGTTCATGTCCATGAAATTGCTGAACTGACACCAGGTGGGCATCCACATGCAGAGGAATACTATGCCTATATGAATGATGGAAATGTAGCTGCTCTTGCCATGCCAATCTGGTATATGGGGCGCTTTATCGATAATATGCCTGACTTGGATGGAAAAATTACGATTCAACCACTACCAGCATGGGAAGAAGGTGGATTCCGCTCAGCGGGAATGGGAGGTACAGGTACAGTTGTTACAAACCAAACAGAGCATGAAGAACTTGCTAAAGATTTCTTAGCCTATGCAAAACTAACGGAAAGAGCAAATGAGAAGCTTTGGACTATACTTGGATTCGACCCTCCACGTTGGGACGTATGGGATAATGACGTATTCCAAGAAGACAATCCATTCTATCAATACTTTGGTGATAATATCTTTGAAGTATTATTAGATGTTCGAGATGAGATTAATTCCATTAATATTACTCCACACACACCTACTGTAGCTAATGAAATAACAACAAATGTGTTGAATGAAGTACTACGACAAAAATCTGATACTGCAGAAGAAGCGTTAAAGAAGGCACAGGAGGCCGTAGAATCTAACATGCAAGAATAA
- a CDS encoding sugar ABC transporter permease, whose amino-acid sequence MNNLWRSKKVRNNIYAWLLLLPSFIFLYMFTFLPIGQTFVLSLFRADLSTPDPFFIGLENFRLLAEDKVFWKVIRNNAVFAIGTVPLSLGIGLVMAILVNRAIRGISWIRTFFFYPTVIPMIAIANIWLFMYTPNYGLINQVLSIVSIPGINWLGSPSTVMIAMIIMVIWKEAGFFMIFYLAGLQNISKELYESAKIDGASTWTVFWKITFPLLMPTTLFVFIIAVTNSFKLVDHLVIMTQGGPNNASNLLLYYIYETAFSYWDQGRAAALTVVMLVMMVAIAAWQFFGIDRKIHYS is encoded by the coding sequence ATGAATAATCTTTGGAGAAGCAAAAAGGTTCGTAATAACATATATGCTTGGTTGCTTCTCCTTCCTTCCTTTATCTTCTTATATATGTTTACGTTTTTGCCAATAGGTCAAACGTTTGTGCTTAGTTTATTTAGAGCGGACTTAAGTACACCGGATCCTTTTTTTATTGGGTTAGAAAACTTTCGTCTCTTAGCAGAAGATAAAGTGTTTTGGAAGGTGATAAGAAATAATGCTGTATTTGCAATAGGAACAGTCCCCTTAAGCTTAGGAATCGGGTTAGTGATGGCCATTTTAGTGAATCGTGCTATAAGAGGGATTAGTTGGATTCGAACGTTTTTCTTTTATCCAACCGTGATACCAATGATAGCAATCGCTAATATTTGGTTATTTATGTACACCCCAAACTACGGCTTAATTAACCAAGTGCTTTCCATCGTTAGTATTCCAGGTATTAACTGGCTTGGTAGTCCATCAACCGTAATGATTGCGATGATTATTATGGTGATATGGAAGGAAGCAGGCTTTTTTATGATTTTTTATTTAGCTGGTTTGCAAAATATTTCAAAAGAATTATATGAATCAGCTAAAATTGACGGAGCCTCTACATGGACGGTGTTCTGGAAAATTACGTTCCCATTGCTAATGCCGACGACACTTTTTGTTTTCATCATTGCTGTTACCAACTCTTTCAAACTCGTCGATCATCTAGTTATTATGACACAAGGCGGTCCAAATAATGCTAGCAATCTCCTTTTGTATTACATCTATGAAACAGCATTTTCCTACTGGGACCAAGGGCGAGCAGCTGCTTTGACTGTGGTAATGCTAGTGATGATGGTGGCAATAGCGGCTTGGCAATTCTTCGGAATCGACCGAAAAATTCATTATAGTTAA
- a CDS encoding sugar ABC transporter permease, producing the protein MIETRKNSKQEVVQVSNKKFQGVFNLLNSQKVVPYVFISPFVLSFLLLSLYPAIQAIIMSFQRVLPGEITFIGLRNYQRILNPTFYTALQNTTVYMVLTVVILVSIPMLLAVLLNSKVVKFRILFRTSLFLPALTSVIVAGMVFRLMFAESDTAVANQIINWVGLDSVDWRYNAWSGMFLMVVLASWRWMGINILYFLAALQNVPKELYEAAEIDGANTLQKFLYVTLPFLKPVTIFVATISIIGGFRMFEESFVFWTSGSPGNIGLTIVGYLYQEGIQQNDMGFGAAIGVVLMAIIFVISLTQLYLTGAFKRGDE; encoded by the coding sequence ATGATTGAAACTAGAAAGAATTCCAAGCAAGAAGTCGTTCAAGTGAGTAACAAGAAATTTCAAGGTGTTTTTAATCTCTTAAACTCCCAAAAAGTAGTGCCATATGTCTTTATCTCACCGTTTGTTCTGTCTTTTCTACTGTTGTCCCTATACCCAGCAATCCAAGCCATCATTATGAGTTTTCAAAGAGTTTTACCTGGTGAAATCACATTCATTGGGTTGCGAAATTATCAAAGAATTTTAAATCCAACGTTTTATACAGCATTACAAAATACTACAGTTTATATGGTTTTAACCGTTGTGATTTTAGTTTCAATACCAATGTTGTTAGCTGTCTTATTAAATTCCAAGGTTGTAAAATTTAGAATTCTATTTAGAACATCCTTATTTCTACCAGCATTGACCTCGGTTATTGTAGCGGGAATGGTTTTCCGTTTAATGTTCGCTGAAAGTGATACGGCTGTAGCAAACCAAATCATTAATTGGGTTGGCCTTGATTCGGTTGATTGGAGATACAATGCTTGGTCAGGGATGTTCTTAATGGTTGTTCTCGCGTCTTGGCGATGGATGGGTATTAACATTTTGTACTTCCTAGCCGCGTTACAAAATGTACCGAAAGAATTGTATGAAGCTGCAGAGATTGATGGGGCAAATACATTACAAAAATTCCTTTATGTCACGTTGCCATTCTTAAAGCCGGTCACGATTTTCGTGGCTACCATCTCCATTATCGGTGGTTTTAGAATGTTTGAAGAAAGCTTTGTATTCTGGACTTCCGGTTCACCAGGTAATATTGGTTTAACAATCGTTGGCTATTTATATCAAGAAGGTATTCAACAAAACGATATGGGATTTGGGGCAGCGATAGGTGTTGTATTAATGGCGATAATCTTTGTAATTAGCTTGACTCAACTGTATCTAACTGGAGCATTTAAAAGGGGGGATGAGTAA